GCACGGCGGCCTCGATACCGCGCGCCGTGGGCCTGGGCGGCGTCTTCAATCACCGACAGGTTGTGACGGGCGGCAATTTCCCCGATGGGCGCCATGTCGGCCGGCATGCCATAGAGATGCACCGGCATTATGGCCTTGGTGCGGGGGGTGATGGCCGCCTCCAGCCGTGCGGGGTCCAGCGTCCGGCGGGCCGGGTCAATGTCCACAAACACCGGTCGCGCGCCCACATAGCTGATGGCCCACACCGTGGCAATGAAGGTCATGGGCACGGTGATGACTTCATCCCCCGGCCCGATGTCCAACACCCGCAAGGCCAGATGCAGGGCGCTGGTGCCGGAATTGCACGTAACGCAATGTTGGGTGCCGCAATACGCGGCAAACTCCCGCTCGAACACCTGCGTGGGCGGCCCCTGGGCGAAGCGGCAGGAATGGCAAATGTCCTCCCACGCGGCAAACACCTCGTCGCGGATTTGGCGGTGTTGGGCCTGGAGGTCCAGAAACGGAACGGGGGGCTGGCTCATAAATCAGGAGGAGGCACGGGTCAATACTTCACGCAAAGCGCCAATCACCTGGTCTTGTTCCGCTTCGGTCATCTGGGGGTACAACGGCAGCAGCAGCGAATGGTCGCTGGCGGCCTCGGTGACGGGCAGGGACAGGTTGCCGTGGGTCAGACGATAGGGTCGCTCCCGGTGTGCCGTCATCACGCCGCGCCGGGTGGCAATGCCGCGGTCCAACAAGGCTTGCATCAATGCCAACCGGCTCATCGGCAGCGTGGGCTGCAGCAGGATGGCAAAACTCTGGTAGTTGGTCTCCGCATAGGCGGGCACGGCCGGCACCTCAATGTGCGGCACGCCGGCCAGTTTCTCGCGATAACGCGCGGCCAGGGCGCGGCGGCGGGCCACCAGGCCGTCCAGGCGTTTCATCTGCTCAATGCCCACGGCGGCTTGAAGGTCGGTCATGCGGTAGTTGTAGCCAAATTCGTTGTGTTCCTCGAAAATCACCTTGTTGGCCTGATGGCGCACGGTATCGGGCACGCTCATGCCGTGCTGGCGGAGCACCTTCATCAAATGGGCATATGATTCATTGTTGGTGGTCACCATGCCGCCGTCACCCGTGCAAATCACCTTGCGTGGATGAAAGGAAAAACAGGCCATTTCGGTGTGGGCCCCGATGGGCCGGCCCTTGTAACGCGAGCCTAAAGCACAGGCCGCGTCTTCAAATATCTTCACGCCGTAACGCCGGCCCAATTCCAGAAACCGGTCAATGTCACACGGCAGCCCCAACTGGTGCACCACCATGATGGCTTTGGTGCGGGGCGTGATGCGGCGCTCCACATCGGCGGGGTCCAGATTAAAGGTGTGCGGTTCGACCTCGGCAAACACCGCCTGCGCGCCGGCATAGCGCACGGCGTTGGCGGTGGCAATGTAACTCATCGAAGGCACGATCACCTCATCCCCCGGCCCCACCCCCAGCGCCACCAGCGCCAGATGCAACGCCGTGGTGCAACTGCTGCAGGCCACCGCGTAACGCGCGCCGGTGTACTCCGCCACCATGCGCTCAAACTCTGCCACACGCGGGCCTTGTGTCAGCCAGCCGCTGGCAATCACCTCCTGCGCCGCGCGCGCTTCTTCATCGCCCATGACGGGCTTGGTGATGGGTATCATGTGGCGTAAGCTTGCCATTGTTGGGCGGCCATGGCTTCCGCCCGCCAGGCCACCAGCCGCCGCAAGCCCTCTTCCAAACTGACCTGCGCCTCAAACCCCAGCAGCCGCCGCGCCTTCGACACATCCGCCAGCCGCCGCGGCACCGGATTCACCTTGCGCAACGGTTGAAACTCCGGCTTCACGTCCTCGTGGCCGGTCACTTTCAACAGGGTCTGCAAAAGCTGCAGCAACGTGGTTTCCTGGCCGGAGCCAATGTTGAACACTTCATCCACCAGCTCGCTTTTCGCGGCCAGGATATTGGCGCGGGCAATGTCCTCGCTGTAAATCATGTCCATGGAAGTGCTCCCATCCCCATGAATCTTGGGCGCCTCCCCCCGGTCCAGGCAGTCCAGCCAGCGGATGAGCACCTCGGTATATTTGCCGAACACATCCATGCGCGGGCCGTACACATTGAAGTACCGCAGCGCCACATAAGGCAGCTTGTACATGTCATAAAACGAACGATACATCCCCTCATTGGCCATCTTGGCCGCGCCGTACCACGTGCGGTTATTATAGGGAGGATGGCTTTCCGGCGTGGGGAACACATCCGCCGGCCCGTAAATGGAAGCGCTGCTGGCGGCCACCAGTTTTTTTACACCCGCCTCGACACAGGCCGTGGCCACGTTGAAGCTGCCTTCAATCAGCACCTCCAGACACTCGCGCGGCTGCTCCGCGCAGGCCGTGATGCGAATGGCCGCCTGGTGAAACACCACGTCCACGCCCTCGAAATGGGGCCGAATGTCCGCAAAATCCCGGATGTCCTTTTGCACCAGCTCCACGGAACCATGTTTTCGCGCCCACTCCAAATTATGCAGCGTGCCGCGCGTCAGGTTATCCAAGATGATCAGGCGGCCTACTTGTTCCTGGCGAACGAGCAGATCCGCTATCGTGGAGCCAATCAGCCCGGCCCCGCCGGTAATCAGTACTGTTTTGCCTTTTAATTCCATGAGCATCCCTTACTCCACCGTCTTCCTGGGCATCAACCGTGCCGGCACACCGGCCACCACGGCGCCGGGCGGCACATCCTTCGTCACCACCGCCCCCGCCCCCACCAGGGCGCCTTCCCCAATCGTCACCCCGCACAGGATGACCGCCCCGCTGCCGATGGACGCCCGGCGCTTGACCCGCGTGGGAATGCACTGCCAGTCGGCGGTGGATTGCAACTGGCCCTCCGCGTTCACCGCCGCCGGATAGCGGTCATTGATGAACAGCACGCCATGCCCGATGAAGCACTCATCTTCAATCGTGACGCCTTCGCAAATGAATGTGTGGCTGGAAATCTTGCAACGCTCGCCAATCACCGCCCCGCGCTGGATTTCCACAAAAGTGCCAATGCGCGTGCCGCGGCCAATGCGGCAGCCATACAGGTTGACAAAGCCATAGATTTGCACGCCTTCGCCCAGTTCCACGTCCGGCGCAATACGGCTGAATTCGGGACTCTTGCTCATAA
This is a stretch of genomic DNA from Fontisphaera persica. It encodes these proteins:
- a CDS encoding DegT/DnrJ/EryC1/StrS family aminotransferase, whose amino-acid sequence is MIPITKPVMGDEEARAAQEVIASGWLTQGPRVAEFERMVAEYTGARYAVACSSCTTALHLALVALGVGPGDEVIVPSMSYIATANAVRYAGAQAVFAEVEPHTFNLDPADVERRITPRTKAIMVVHQLGLPCDIDRFLELGRRYGVKIFEDAACALGSRYKGRPIGAHTEMACFSFHPRKVICTGDGGMVTTNNESYAHLMKVLRQHGMSVPDTVRHQANKVIFEEHNEFGYNYRMTDLQAAVGIEQMKRLDGLVARRRALAARYREKLAGVPHIEVPAVPAYAETNYQSFAILLQPTLPMSRLALMQALLDRGIATRRGVMTAHRERPYRLTHGNLSLPVTEAASDHSLLLPLYPQMTEAEQDQVIGALREVLTRASS
- a CDS encoding NAD-dependent epimerase/dehydratase family protein, whose product is MELKGKTVLITGGAGLIGSTIADLLVRQEQVGRLIILDNLTRGTLHNLEWARKHGSVELVQKDIRDFADIRPHFEGVDVVFHQAAIRITACAEQPRECLEVLIEGSFNVATACVEAGVKKLVAASSASIYGPADVFPTPESHPPYNNRTWYGAAKMANEGMYRSFYDMYKLPYVALRYFNVYGPRMDVFGKYTEVLIRWLDCLDRGEAPKIHGDGSTSMDMIYSEDIARANILAAKSELVDEVFNIGSGQETTLLQLLQTLLKVTGHEDVKPEFQPLRKVNPVPRRLADVSKARRLLGFEAQVSLEEGLRRLVAWRAEAMAAQQWQAYAT
- a CDS encoding acyltransferase codes for the protein MSKSPEFSRIAPDVELGEGVQIYGFVNLYGCRIGRGTRIGTFVEIQRGAVIGERCKISSHTFICEGVTIEDECFIGHGVLFINDRYPAAVNAEGQLQSTADWQCIPTRVKRRASIGSGAVILCGVTIGEGALVGAGAVVTKDVPPGAVVAGVPARLMPRKTVE